In a single window of the Streptomyces brevispora genome:
- a CDS encoding sugar ABC transporter ATP-binding protein: MAPPEAVPQPPEPGAAAKEAPVPAAAEEITAPAGAVLEARSVSKRFPGVVALDDVTFSLRAGETHALVGENGAGKSTLIKVLTGVYQPDEGELRLTGQQVSFARPFEAQQAGISTIYQEVNLVPLMSVARNIFLGREPKNRFGLIDFGRMHRETTELLDGFGVRVDPKRPLHTLGIGTQQMVALARAVSVNAQVVIMDEPTSSLEPREVETLFRVIEDLRERGIAVLYVSHRMDELYRICDRVTVLRDGRHIHTGDLADLDRMQLVSMMLGRDMAEVSRSGLTSFGPEGHDAARTPVLTATGLSRNHQLHHISLSLYAGEVLGLGGLLGSGRSETAKALAGALSLDSGEIGVGGRTLRRLTSAGAIRAGISLLPEDRKAEGIVPGLSVRENIVLAAMPRLSRAGVVSRARQDRIVDIFMKRLRIKAASPEQKVGELSGGNQQKVLLARWLCLEPKVLLLDEPTRGIDVGAKAEVQSLIDDLAREGLAVLLISSDIEELIEGADRIVVLRGGAVAGELAGDEVAESHLLEVLADHSPAPAGKAPAAQEDPR, encoded by the coding sequence ATGGCACCACCCGAAGCAGTACCGCAGCCGCCGGAGCCGGGCGCCGCCGCGAAGGAGGCACCCGTGCCGGCCGCCGCGGAGGAGATCACCGCACCGGCCGGCGCCGTCCTCGAAGCCCGCTCGGTTAGCAAGCGTTTCCCGGGCGTCGTCGCCCTCGACGACGTCACCTTCTCCCTGCGCGCCGGGGAGACCCACGCACTGGTGGGCGAGAACGGAGCCGGCAAGTCCACCCTGATCAAGGTGCTGACCGGTGTGTACCAGCCCGACGAGGGCGAGCTGCGGCTGACCGGACAACAGGTGTCCTTCGCCCGGCCGTTCGAGGCGCAACAGGCCGGTATCTCCACGATCTACCAGGAGGTGAACCTCGTCCCGCTGATGAGCGTGGCGCGCAACATCTTCCTGGGACGTGAGCCGAAGAACCGTTTCGGCCTGATCGACTTCGGCCGTATGCACCGCGAGACCACCGAACTGCTCGACGGCTTCGGCGTACGCGTCGACCCGAAGCGGCCCCTGCACACCCTGGGCATCGGCACCCAGCAGATGGTCGCCCTCGCCCGCGCCGTCTCGGTCAACGCCCAGGTCGTCATCATGGACGAACCCACCTCCTCGCTGGAACCGCGCGAGGTCGAGACCCTCTTCCGGGTCATCGAGGACCTGCGCGAACGCGGCATCGCGGTGCTCTACGTCAGCCACCGCATGGATGAGCTCTACCGGATCTGCGACCGCGTCACCGTGCTCCGCGACGGCCGCCACATCCACACCGGCGACCTCGCCGACCTCGACCGCATGCAACTCGTCTCGATGATGCTCGGCCGTGACATGGCGGAGGTCAGCCGCTCCGGCCTCACCAGCTTCGGCCCCGAGGGCCACGACGCCGCGCGCACCCCGGTGCTCACCGCGACCGGCCTTTCCCGCAACCACCAACTCCACCACATATCACTGTCGTTGTACGCCGGTGAGGTGCTCGGCCTCGGCGGTCTCCTCGGCTCGGGCCGCAGTGAGACCGCGAAGGCCCTGGCCGGTGCGCTGAGCCTGGACTCCGGTGAGATCGGGGTCGGCGGACGCACCCTGCGCAGGCTCACCTCCGCCGGCGCCATCCGGGCCGGCATCAGCCTGCTGCCCGAGGACCGCAAGGCCGAGGGCATCGTCCCCGGCCTCTCGGTCCGCGAGAACATCGTGCTGGCCGCGATGCCGCGGCTCTCCCGCGCCGGTGTCGTCTCCCGCGCCAGGCAGGACCGCATCGTCGACATCTTCATGAAGCGGCTGCGGATCAAGGCGGCGAGCCCCGAGCAGAAGGTCGGCGAGCTCTCCGGCGGCAACCAGCAGAAGGTACTGCTGGCCCGCTGGCTCTGTCTGGAGCCCAAGGTCCTGCTGCTCGACGAGCCCACCCGCGGCATCGACGTCGGCGCCAAGGCCGAGGTCCAGAGCCTCATCGACGACCTCGCCCGCGAGGGCCTCGCCGTCCTGCTCATCTCCTCCGACATCGAGGAACTCATCGAGGGCGCCGACCGCATCGTCGTCCTGCGCGGCGGCGCGGTCGCGGGCGAACTGGCGGGCGACGAGGTGGCCGAGAGCCATCTGCTCGAAGTGCTCGCCGACCACTCACCGGCGCCCGCAGGGAAGGCCCCGGCCGCTCAGGAGGACCCCCGATGA
- a CDS encoding ABC transporter permease, whose product MTQATLSTPAARPLARLRDPAWYQEYGVYLAVAVVLLFNALFTEHFMTADNLRTQLVQVAPIVIVALGMALVIGTEGVDLSVGSTMAVAAALLPLYLGYGLVPALVMALLAGALVGAVNGTLVSLVGLQPIVATLALFVGGRGLALVMADGQLKQIVNPDLLSLGTGSFLGIPLVVLIAAVLAVAVAFLVQRTTFGRQVVAIGGNRSAASLAGLPVRRVLIGVYMLCGVLAALAGILATARLTASDPSSLGTLMELSAITAVVVGGTPLNGGSIRVLGTVAGALLMQLLRATLVKHDLPDSTAQIAQAAIIIAAVYVARERRSR is encoded by the coding sequence ATGACCCAGGCCACGCTCTCCACACCCGCCGCCCGCCCCCTGGCGCGGCTGCGCGACCCCGCCTGGTACCAGGAGTACGGCGTGTACCTCGCCGTCGCGGTGGTGCTCCTCTTCAACGCGCTGTTCACCGAACACTTCATGACCGCGGACAACCTTCGCACCCAGCTCGTCCAGGTCGCCCCCATCGTCATCGTCGCCCTGGGCATGGCCCTGGTGATCGGCACCGAGGGCGTCGACCTCTCCGTCGGCTCGACCATGGCGGTGGCCGCCGCGCTCCTGCCGCTCTACCTCGGGTACGGGCTGGTGCCCGCGCTCGTCATGGCGCTGCTGGCCGGTGCGCTCGTCGGAGCGGTCAACGGCACGCTGGTCTCCCTCGTCGGGCTCCAGCCGATCGTCGCCACACTCGCGCTGTTCGTCGGCGGCCGCGGCCTGGCCCTGGTCATGGCGGACGGTCAGCTCAAGCAGATCGTCAACCCCGACCTGCTCTCGCTCGGCACCGGATCCTTCCTCGGCATCCCGCTGGTCGTGCTCATCGCCGCGGTCCTCGCGGTCGCCGTCGCCTTCCTGGTCCAGCGCACCACCTTCGGCCGCCAGGTCGTCGCCATCGGCGGCAACCGGTCCGCCGCCTCCCTCGCCGGACTGCCCGTACGCCGGGTACTGATCGGTGTGTACATGCTCTGCGGAGTGCTGGCCGCACTGGCCGGCATCCTCGCCACCGCCAGGCTCACCGCCAGCGACCCCTCCTCTCTGGGCACCCTCATGGAGCTCTCCGCCATCACGGCGGTCGTGGTCGGCGGCACCCCGCTCAACGGCGGTTCCATCCGCGTACTCGGCACGGTCGCGGGTGCCCTGCTGATGCAGCTGCTGCGCGCCACCCTCGTCAAGCACGACCTGCCCGACTCCACCGCACAGATCGCCCAGGCGGCCATCATCATCGCCGCCGTCTACGTCGCCCGGGAGCGTCGGTCCCGATGA
- a CDS encoding ABC transporter permease: protein MNETSPAPVAQAPAPRKTPAAAGGGAPRPVTGAPPPLGQRLAELLQRQGVLAVLLTVVIVASFIYPTFATLDNARGVTVQASFLAVVALGMTMVIITGGIDLSVGSVFALGGVLAAWASQWGFLAALFVPLVVCGAIGLLNGFLVARAGMAPFIVTLATLLGARGILLAFTDEGATTYLVPKGSAFAELGQGSVRGFGYPILIALVLFGIGGLVLQRTSFGQTLFAVGGSSDAATLMGLPVARTKVLVYALSGLLAGLAGALNAARLSSGVTIVGVGMELDAISAVVIGGTLLIGGAGSISGTLWGVLLLAVIQNLINQIGSLNSSYQSVVSGGFLIVVVVAQRYLARSRRTT from the coding sequence ATGAACGAAACCTCACCCGCCCCGGTGGCCCAGGCCCCGGCGCCGCGCAAGACCCCCGCAGCGGCCGGCGGCGGCGCGCCCCGCCCCGTGACCGGCGCCCCACCCCCGCTCGGGCAACGGCTCGCCGAACTCCTCCAGCGCCAGGGCGTGCTCGCGGTCCTGCTCACGGTCGTGATCGTCGCGTCCTTCATCTACCCGACGTTCGCCACCCTGGACAACGCCCGCGGCGTGACCGTACAGGCGTCGTTCCTCGCCGTGGTGGCCCTCGGCATGACCATGGTCATCATCACCGGCGGCATCGACCTGTCCGTCGGATCCGTCTTCGCGCTGGGCGGCGTCCTCGCCGCCTGGGCCTCGCAATGGGGCTTCCTGGCCGCGCTGTTCGTACCACTCGTGGTGTGCGGTGCGATCGGACTGCTCAACGGCTTCCTGGTCGCCCGCGCCGGGATGGCACCGTTCATCGTCACGCTCGCCACCCTGCTGGGGGCCCGCGGCATACTCCTCGCCTTCACCGACGAGGGGGCCACCACCTACCTGGTCCCCAAGGGTTCGGCCTTCGCCGAGCTCGGGCAGGGCAGCGTCCGGGGCTTCGGCTACCCGATCCTGATCGCCCTCGTGCTGTTCGGCATCGGCGGGCTGGTGCTGCAGCGCACCTCGTTCGGACAGACGCTCTTCGCGGTGGGCGGCAGCAGCGACGCGGCCACCCTGATGGGCCTGCCCGTGGCCCGTACCAAGGTCCTGGTCTACGCGCTCAGCGGACTGCTGGCCGGACTTGCCGGCGCGCTCAACGCGGCCAGGCTGTCGTCCGGGGTCACCATCGTCGGCGTGGGCATGGAACTCGACGCGATCTCCGCCGTCGTCATCGGCGGCACGCTCCTGATCGGCGGCGCCGGATCGATCAGCGGAACGCTCTGGGGCGTACTGCTGCTCGCCGTCATCCAGAATCTGATCAACCAGATCGGCTCGCTGAATTCCTCGTACCAGTCGGTGGTCAGCGGGGGGTTCCTTATCGTTGTCGTCGTGGCACAGCGCTACCTGGCGCGCAGCCGCAGAACCACTTGA
- a CDS encoding LacI family DNA-binding transcriptional regulator — protein sequence MGVSLKDVAQRAGVSIKTVSNVVNNYQHVTPKMRAKVQQAIDELGYRPNLTARHLRKGRTGIIALAVPEFGNPYFAELAGEVVDAAARHDYTVLVDHTGGLREKELLVSQGFRSHVIDGLILSPIHLETEDLMARTETAPLVLLGEREYEAPYDHIAIDNVAASREAVRHLIDQGNRRIAFLGSRTGRERQPAHLRLRGWREELAAEGITPDESLVVVTDGYGREDGATAMAALLDRGEQPDAVFAYNDLIAIGAMRTLSERGLRIPEDVAVVGFDDIEESLYGATTLTTVAPDKKAIARLAVDSLVERLSGDPVPAPRRPRPGYRLIVRESTAPRP from the coding sequence GTGGGCGTCAGCCTCAAGGACGTTGCGCAACGGGCGGGCGTATCCATCAAGACCGTGTCGAACGTGGTGAACAACTATCAGCACGTCACACCGAAGATGCGCGCCAAGGTGCAGCAGGCCATCGACGAGCTCGGCTACCGTCCGAACCTCACCGCCCGGCATCTGCGCAAGGGCCGCACGGGCATCATCGCCCTCGCCGTCCCCGAGTTCGGCAACCCGTACTTCGCGGAACTGGCCGGTGAGGTCGTCGACGCGGCCGCCCGGCACGACTACACCGTGCTGGTCGACCACACCGGCGGTCTGCGGGAGAAGGAGCTCCTGGTCAGCCAGGGATTCCGGTCCCATGTGATCGACGGCCTCATCCTCAGCCCCATCCATCTGGAGACCGAGGACCTGATGGCGCGCACCGAGACCGCCCCACTGGTGCTGCTGGGCGAGCGCGAGTACGAGGCCCCGTACGACCACATCGCCATCGACAACGTGGCGGCCTCCCGCGAGGCCGTGCGCCATCTCATCGATCAGGGGAACCGGCGGATCGCCTTCCTCGGCTCACGCACCGGCCGCGAACGGCAGCCGGCCCATCTCCGGCTGCGCGGCTGGCGTGAGGAGCTCGCCGCCGAGGGCATCACCCCCGACGAGTCGCTGGTCGTGGTCACCGACGGCTACGGCCGCGAGGACGGGGCCACGGCGATGGCGGCCCTCCTGGACCGCGGGGAGCAGCCCGACGCCGTGTTCGCGTACAACGACCTCATCGCCATCGGGGCGATGCGCACCCTCTCCGAACGTGGCCTGCGCATTCCCGAGGACGTCGCCGTCGTCGGGTTCGACGACATCGAGGAGAGCCTCTACGGAGCCACCACCCTGACCACGGTCGCTCCGGACAAGAAGGCCATCGCCCGGCTCGCCGTCGACAGCCTCGTCGAACGCCTCTCCGGCGACCCGGTGCCCGCACCCCGGCGGCCCCGGCCCGGCTACCGGCTCATCGTCCGGGAATCCACCGCCCCCCGGCCCTAG
- a CDS encoding aldose epimerase family protein, which translates to MPRPTVNRNPFGAHGNTDVDVWTLDSGAGVRAEILTYGGILHRLTVPDTAGAPASVVRSLPGLDDYTGGNPFFGALIGRFANRIAYGRFTLDEAEYQVPATDRGHALHGGPGGFHTRVWQAAGEATDAAATLRLTLHSADGDMGFPGALDVTVTYALDAAGTLALDYTATTDRPTVVNLTNHAYFDLAAQGDIRGHTLQVDADSYLPVDEDGIPEGPATTVHATPFDLTAPCTVGERIALPDEQLRRAGGFDHCWILRAPGTGLRRAARLTAPGAGRIMEVWTTEPGIQVYTANQLDGTLAAPGGGRHDRHSAVCLETQHLPDSPNRPDHPGTVLRPDEVFRSRTEFRFPHLAAVTG; encoded by the coding sequence ATGCCTCGCCCCACCGTGAACCGCAATCCGTTCGGCGCCCATGGGAACACGGACGTCGATGTCTGGACGCTCGATTCCGGCGCCGGAGTCCGGGCCGAGATCCTCACCTACGGCGGCATCCTGCACCGCCTCACCGTGCCGGACACCGCCGGAGCCCCCGCGTCCGTCGTCCGGTCGCTGCCGGGCCTGGACGACTACACGGGCGGCAACCCGTTCTTCGGCGCTCTCATCGGCCGCTTCGCCAACCGCATCGCGTACGGCCGGTTCACCCTCGACGAGGCGGAGTACCAGGTCCCCGCCACCGACCGGGGGCACGCCCTGCACGGCGGGCCCGGCGGCTTCCACACCCGTGTCTGGCAGGCGGCCGGGGAGGCCACCGACGCGGCCGCGACGCTCCGACTCACCCTGCACAGCGCCGACGGCGACATGGGATTTCCCGGAGCGCTGGACGTCACCGTCACCTACGCCCTCGACGCGGCGGGCACGCTGGCCCTCGACTACACCGCGACCACGGACCGCCCCACCGTCGTCAACCTCACCAACCACGCCTACTTCGACCTCGCCGCACAGGGCGACATCCGCGGCCACACGCTCCAGGTGGACGCCGACAGCTACCTTCCCGTCGACGAGGACGGCATCCCCGAGGGCCCGGCCACGACGGTGCACGCCACCCCGTTCGACCTCACCGCCCCGTGCACCGTCGGGGAACGGATCGCGCTCCCCGACGAGCAACTGCGCAGGGCGGGCGGCTTCGACCACTGCTGGATCCTCCGCGCTCCCGGGACGGGACTGCGCCGGGCCGCCCGTCTCACCGCCCCCGGGGCCGGCCGGATCATGGAGGTGTGGACCACCGAACCCGGCATCCAGGTCTACACCGCCAACCAGCTCGACGGCACCCTCGCCGCCCCCGGCGGCGGGCGCCACGACCGCCACAGCGCCGTCTGCCTGGAGACCCAGCACCTGCCCGACTCGCCCAACCGGCCGGACCACCCCGGCACCGTCCTGCGCCCGGACGAAGTCTTCCGCAGCCGGACCGAGTTCAGGTTCCCGCACCTCGCCGCCGTCACGGGCTGA